The following coding sequences are from one Methanosarcina sp. WWM596 window:
- the tnpA gene encoding IS200/IS605 family transposase: protein MELRSFSHGYGQITYHIVLVPKYRYKIFYNKRVKKDCESIFHNICTEKGYKIHALEVVDNHVHLFLEFHPSTSLSEVVQYLKGGSSYRLFKLHPELRTRYWGGSLWSSGKFYRSVGNVTADTIKHYIKESQGKPKTEVQSYRLKSRQRKIDDF from the coding sequence TTGGAATTGCGCAGTTTTAGCCATGGCTATGGTCAGATTACCTACCACATCGTGTTGGTGCCTAAGTATCGATACAAGATATTCTACAATAAACGAGTTAAAAAGGATTGCGAGTCTATATTCCACAATATTTGCACAGAGAAAGGCTACAAAATCCATGCTCTGGAAGTTGTAGATAATCATGTTCACCTGTTCCTGGAATTCCACCCAAGCACCTCTCTATCAGAGGTGGTTCAATACTTGAAAGGAGGTAGTTCTTACAGATTGTTCAAGCTTCATCCTGAACTGAGAACACGATATTGGGGTGGAAGTCTATGGTCAAGTGGTAAATTCTATCGATCCGTTGGAAATGTAACCGCTGACACAATCAAGCACTACATTAAGGAGTCGCAGGGAAAACCGAAAACAGAGGTTCAATCATATAGATTAAAGTCTAGGCAACGGAAAATTGACGATTTCTAA
- the rimI gene encoding ribosomal protein S18-alanine N-acetyltransferase: MIRRFAPEDFQEIVEIEEEAFSEHNSLVYMNFYEMVGDGFLVAEQDEKVVGYVVGYRSAENEGHIFSVGVKKEYRGRGIGTELIHAICDIFVANCLKYARLEVRNSNTSAQKLYRSLGFVPCWTEKKYYSDGEDGMVMKMHLRPYRLLISKQKYLEPVFSNNELVTTIRGPISYYR; the protein is encoded by the coding sequence ATGATAAGACGTTTCGCACCTGAGGACTTCCAGGAAATAGTCGAAATTGAAGAAGAGGCTTTTTCGGAGCATAATTCCCTGGTATATATGAACTTTTACGAGATGGTTGGAGATGGCTTCCTTGTTGCGGAACAGGACGAAAAAGTCGTGGGGTATGTAGTCGGCTACCGTTCCGCGGAAAACGAAGGGCATATTTTTTCCGTTGGAGTAAAAAAAGAATATAGGGGAAGAGGAATAGGCACAGAACTTATTCATGCCATATGTGACATTTTTGTTGCAAACTGCCTTAAATACGCGAGACTGGAAGTAAGAAACAGTAATACTAGCGCACAAAAGTTGTACAGATCACTAGGATTCGTACCCTGCTGGACAGAAAAAAAGTATTATTCAGATGGAGAAGACGGCATGGTTATGAAAATGCATCTGCGCCCATACCGCCTCTTGATCTCAAAACAAAAATATCTCGAACCCGTATTCTCAAACAACGAACTCGTTACTACAATCCGGGGCCCTATCAGTTATTACCGATGA
- the arcS gene encoding archaeosine synthase subunit alpha has product MTQYFEIENRDGAARIGKLLLSPELRTPCALHTAALGNLENPGPIVDAGSLWTVDREELQACIKEIREKTGKRTLIILPHQTYPPAIPAESLGKVEIFTATSDGNAEDNGPTGSFLRAEKEIQKSDLYIMEGAGTLENNARRFLETLIDLKNQIPPDTALYAPNLARPENAAMLAYIGIDVMDDTKAEIAAYSDIYLTAAGSFYLDSLVEFPCRCKVCATTTPAELLTLPRADRAKLLSAHNRDALDAELALVREKIRAGTLREYVEGQCRVRPWLTALLRLGDFEYSYLEEKVPAFRQNQLLANTSEALSRIEVVRFAQRIQERYVPPDLDILLLLPCAAKKPYSISQSHQKFILTLGKYRKFVHEVIITSPLGIVPRELELTYPAAHYDTAVTGHWDEEEKTWVSGCLEAYLSKHGYKAIVAHVEGAYREICERIAEKLGIEVIYTAGKSLTSYESLSNLKNTVESICTSENFSQKKQNAEEEKKNFVKAVAGYQFGEGAGHLFSEEVGKTVVKGRFPKYQLFAGKKQLATLIPQYGMLALSPEGAELVLKSEKYVVKIDDFVPRGSILAPGVLEADPEIRPNDEVIVLGKKALCVGRAMMSGREMEESGRGVAVDVRHVKKL; this is encoded by the coding sequence ATGACACAGTACTTTGAAATAGAAAATAGAGATGGAGCAGCACGTATAGGAAAACTTCTGCTCTCTCCCGAACTCCGCACTCCCTGTGCCCTGCATACGGCAGCACTTGGAAACCTTGAAAATCCGGGACCTATTGTTGATGCAGGCAGCCTCTGGACTGTTGACCGGGAAGAACTTCAAGCATGCATAAAGGAAATTCGTGAAAAAACAGGAAAGAGAACTCTCATAATCCTTCCCCATCAGACTTATCCGCCTGCTATTCCAGCCGAATCACTCGGAAAAGTAGAAATATTTACTGCCACCAGCGATGGAAATGCTGAAGATAACGGCCCTACAGGTTCCTTTCTTAGAGCAGAAAAAGAGATTCAGAAGAGTGACCTTTACATAATGGAAGGTGCAGGGACTCTGGAAAATAATGCTCGAAGGTTTCTGGAAACCTTAATTGACCTGAAAAACCAGATCCCTCCGGATACTGCTCTCTATGCCCCCAACCTGGCTCGTCCTGAAAATGCAGCAATGCTTGCCTACATAGGGATCGATGTTATGGATGATACAAAAGCAGAAATTGCAGCCTATTCTGATATCTACCTTACAGCTGCAGGCAGTTTCTATCTTGACTCCCTTGTAGAGTTCCCCTGCAGGTGCAAGGTATGTGCCACCACAACACCCGCAGAACTTCTAACTCTCCCAAGAGCCGACAGGGCAAAGCTTCTTTCAGCCCATAACAGGGACGCCCTTGACGCTGAACTTGCTCTTGTCCGTGAAAAAATTCGGGCAGGGACACTGCGGGAGTACGTGGAAGGGCAGTGCAGGGTCAGGCCCTGGCTTACAGCCCTGTTGCGCCTTGGTGATTTCGAATACTCTTACCTTGAAGAAAAAGTTCCCGCTTTCCGACAAAATCAGCTCCTTGCAAATACTTCCGAAGCCCTTTCAAGGATCGAAGTGGTCAGGTTTGCGCAGCGCATACAGGAAAGATATGTACCTCCTGACCTTGATATCCTCCTGCTCCTCCCGTGTGCAGCTAAAAAACCCTATTCAATTTCCCAGTCCCACCAGAAGTTCATCCTTACCCTTGGCAAATACCGGAAGTTTGTCCATGAGGTAATCATAACCTCACCCCTGGGAATCGTGCCCAGAGAACTCGAATTGACCTACCCGGCAGCCCATTACGATACTGCGGTTACAGGACATTGGGACGAAGAAGAAAAGACCTGGGTTTCCGGCTGCCTTGAAGCCTATCTTTCAAAACATGGGTATAAGGCCATAGTTGCCCATGTGGAAGGGGCGTACAGGGAGATCTGTGAAAGAATAGCTGAAAAGCTCGGGATTGAAGTAATCTACACTGCCGGGAAAAGTCTCACGTCCTATGAATCTCTTTCGAACCTGAAAAATACCGTTGAATCTATCTGCACATCCGAGAATTTCAGCCAGAAAAAACAGAATGCTGAAGAAGAGAAGAAGAATTTCGTAAAAGCGGTTGCAGGTTATCAATTCGGAGAGGGCGCAGGGCATCTCTTTTCGGAAGAAGTTGGAAAAACTGTGGTTAAAGGCCGTTTCCCGAAGTACCAGCTCTTTGCCGGGAAAAAACAGCTTGCAACTTTAATCCCGCAGTACGGGATGCTTGCCCTATCTCCCGAAGGAGCGGAACTGGTGCTAAAAAGTGAGAAATATGTGGTAAAGATTGACGACTTTGTCCCACGCGGTTCCATTCTTGCCCCAGGTGTGCTTGAGGCAGACCCCGAAATACGACCAAATGATGAAGTAATAGTTCTCGGGAAAAAAGCTCTCTGTGTAGGAAGGGCTATGATGAGCGGGAGAGAAATGGAAGAATCAGGTAGAGGTGTTGCAGTAGACGTCCGGCATGTTAAAAAACTTTGA